ATTGTTTCTTAAGTTTGACAATTATTTATCTGGAACTTCTCGatcattaaaatcaaaatagctTCTACTTTGGACTGGTAAATCTATCGGAATAAAATGCGTCAAAGTTTCATTCAAACACTTGCCACTATTGTGGAAATAGGTGAAATACTGCAAGGGGACGGAGGGAGGGAGGGAGGGATGATACCACATATTGATTAGGTTTGGCACCAATTGCTTTTCAAATCTGCAAATTTGGGAAATGACAATTTTAAGGcattattgaataatatttatcatGTAATTTTATCTACTGCTGctttacatgttttatgatGTTGCGGATGAGCTTTTCTCATGCATCAACCCTGAGGGTGCTGTGCAAGTGCTTATGCTGAATGCTTTTGTTTCAGACAAAGAAGGATGACATGTTACGGTATCAATTGGGGCGAGTTCCCTTCCTTGAGGAGCAGGTTAGGAGGATTAAGGAGGGGGGAAAGGTTTTGACCATGGATATTCATAGACTGTTGCTATCAGAGGATAACCGGTTTGATTTTGTGAATGAGGTAGCAGCCGAAGCCATCGAATATGTTGAGAGCAACAGAGACGAATATGGAGGTAAGAAAAAGGCAATCCTTCATGTCCTTAGTAACCGCATGAATGATGCTGGGGTTCGTCGTCCAGAGGCATACGAGGAATCGGACCCTTTTAGACCAGGTCCTGGTTATATGAAGGAAGAGTTCACATGAAATCTAGAAAGTAGATATTCTATAGTAATATTCTGTTGCATGctgcattttgtaattaacaATGATTCATCTAAATTTTCATGGTCAGAAGCTACGTTTATACATGTTGCAGAGTGATTTAAGATCATACAGATCCGGAAAAGAAAACGATGCATATATTGCATGTGGCTTTCTTTAGATGAGCCACTTGAATGTTTAATTATGTCATCAGTAACTCTCAGGACTCAAGGGTAACCTCCAGAACCCAGTTTTATCTGTAACTATTCTTGCAGATTAACAATTACCTATGAAACAAACCTAGTAAGTATTTTAACATACAGATACAGTTGACAGGCATACCTAGGTTGCTTGGCGAGAGCTTATTCCTCTTGGCATAACAAGACTTAAAAAGTGCTGAAGAGTCTTTCCTTGACATGGACGAAAACTGACATAGCAGGATCCATCACTGGTCACCCCATCTCGACTTTGGCCGAAATGCTGGCAGGCCTGAGCCCAATCGGACTGGATCTGCCATTTGGACCTACAGCTTTTTCCAAGTCCGTCGACAAGAAAATGTATTTTTGAGGGACTTTTACATAAGTACCGGAAAGCAGcagcaattttttttaactgtcaatttttcttctttttcttttaatttttttttaaaaaatttatttttacgaTTTTTTTTCTGGAACAGCACTATGGTATTCTTTtgatcataaaaattaaaaaaaattagaaaaaaatagtgtcatgtgatttatttttaaacttattaCTACATTTGTTATAATAACTATatgttttatgaaatttaagaattatgattatatttagttagcttttatatatatatatatatatatatatattgagatataaaatttttgacgtgtgttactatattttgacaaatacttattttgacatgtatatttatcttttatacttaaaatttaagcttatattataattttttatttaatataatagattaataacttacatttctaatttaaatgatgattttagttctaaaaaataatattttaaattaataaaatcgcTATTTTATCCatatgtttaaaaataatatttttaatattatattgactaatgaattaatctttttattatacaataatttctaaccttaaaaataataatataaaaatataatactaattaataaataattttatattattatactaataaaaatttaaaatattaataaattaataaaaatatttaaaaatatttaatttactatctaaaatattataaataattataaaatattcatcaataatattttatctataaatttaatttagattattatttataattaaaataattataaaagtctATACAACATTCCGGTAAatgattaatgaaaattaatttctaagatTTATTTGTATGAGACATTAGGATACAAATCaactcaattaaaattttaaattttcatgtataatcaatttttatctaagtaaatcaaattcaaatataaatttaattttacaaacttaAAATCTAGTTTTctctaaattaatattcttaacttttaaatattgaacTGGCTCGAACTATTTGTTTAGATCTAAAATCAGTTTAAATTCAATTGAACCGTAACTGGTCTTTCTTCCTTAGTGATTCCAGACCGATTCACCAGAACCATTGATTAGAACTGATTCTGAACTCGCCCGATCTGATTCAGGTCCACTCTATGATTCAAACCAATCCTTTTGCCAGGTCAGGTCCAGCAATACATGCTCGTACTGGGAGATTTTGGGTAGTACACAGAAATGCAGAACAACTACAGAAGGTGTAGTATAGGGATGGCCATGGCATGTAGTAGCACCTCGATGACAACCACATATTCTGACACGTAAGTTGGTGTTTAGCTTAGATATCTCGCCACGTCATCATCGTGGTCCCACGGAAATTGCTTGTTGGCCCCACTCAAATGAGTTTTTAAGTATAACTTCCAATAACTGTGGACAATATAAATCGTTAAATCAGTTAGAGGTTAAGCTTCATCCTCTTATCCTTCTTCACTAAGGCCAAGAGTCACCACCACAATACAGCTACAACCCCTCTTTCTCCTCTAGCATACAATTCATCACCTGAAACTCGGTCCAACCCAGTGACCCAGCTCAGTTGATGGCATTGTTCAGTCCCCAGTTGGAGAGATTTCTATTAAGCAAGCTCCACTATGGCAGCTCCAACTTTAAAACCACTAGTACCAAGAACTTGAACAACTTTGTTCCAGTGAGACCAATAAGTCAATGCTCTGCCATTGCAATAGACGCACCATCGTCTCTAACTGATGTTGCTGGGGTCCGTTGGGGGTCTGCGAGCTTGCAGGGCGCACGTGAAGAGATGGAAGATTATATTATTGTTCGGTCAGATGGCCTTGATGGGTACTCTTTTGCTGGGGTTTTTGATGGACATGGTGGTATCTCTTCTGTCGAATTCCTCAGGTTTGCCTAACTGGAAACTAAGAGATTGTGTAGCGTATGTAATCTGTAAAATTTGGTggaattcatttataaattccTTGTGTTCGTTCTGCATGGAAATTGGTTACATTTGAGCCAAAATCCTaccaaaattgataaattctGCAAAGGAATCCGAAACTAGCAAGGGTACGACCTTCACTTTGACTTGAATTTTAATGGATAAGAGTGTATTTGATAGGTTTTTCATATGGGTGCTATAGTTACTTCGGTATAAGCTGTTTTTAGCAGTATCTTGAGTTTTAGGTATTGGGGAAAGGTGTGTTGAATTGGAATACATGTCAGACCCGTTTAGTTCACCTTGGAAATAAAACTATGGTTAAACTATAGTAGGAAGTAGGAACAGAAATGCTAATTATTGTATGCTCACCTAActcttctatatatatatgaataagaaattcaataaaagaaataatgtcCTCTGttgatttaagaaaatatcatCTACGCATGCTAGTTCAAGAATCTCATTGAAATTCTATTCTTGAGGTCACTAAACACAAGTTCTtggtaatattaattattcttgaAAGTATGTGCCATTTCCACCTAATTCAAGttgttcaaatataaaaatatatataattccttGTATAGCatgcaagaaaataattgttattttcaGGACTTGCTTTTGGTTTCCATTTCTTGCATACCAGATCAATCTCCTTCTAGAATCCATCTGTATAATGTGGACTAATGGTGTTCATCCATGTGTATGGAGCTATATCAATTCTTAGATGCTCTTTCAAAATTCTTGTTTCAACCTGACCACCCAGATGCAGGGATGAGCTGTACAAGGAGTGTGTTGCAGCTTTACAAGGTGGCTT
The Ricinus communis isolate WT05 ecotype wild-type chromosome 1, ASM1957865v1, whole genome shotgun sequence DNA segment above includes these coding regions:
- the LOC125370126 gene encoding protein PLASTID TRANSCRIPTIONALLY ACTIVE 7, whose product is MSISTLPFALSSLSTVNPSPGLSLSSFPNKSQIVSKLESNGGGRRVWRRRKLTKKDDMLRYQLGRVPFLEEQVRRIKEGGKVLTMDIHRLLLSEDNRFDFVNEVAAEAIEYVESNRDEYGGKKKAILHVLSNRMNDAGVRRPEAYEESDPFRPGPGYMKEEFT